In a genomic window of Coprococcus eutactus:
- a CDS encoding sugar ABC transporter substrate-binding protein has product MKKLLAVGACLCMSLSLLAGCGSGAGGASDGGSSESGTKQESTKSSDLSFAFCTNTLNNTFQSSIDAKLKELCDANGISYTCLDPDYDLNTQLSQLSDVANSGYDAVFIIPVDSAGITSGLAEIKDAGIPIFNVDTAVIEDDIENFVTQFVGTNAYMAGQLVGEQMAKDYPDGADIAILDFPSNESCVDRVNGFLDGLGDNKDKFNIVAQQDGEAALDASMSLAEDIITANTDLQAFFCINDPSALGAAAAVKAANKTGKIGVYSIDASPDGKQALIDGEFTAVACQVPVQIAEYAFNAAQKYVGGDTTIDEKKVYLDSHLVLKDEAEKTVNDWQ; this is encoded by the coding sequence ATTAAGAAGTTATTAGCAGTCGGAGCATGCCTGTGCATGTCACTTAGTTTACTGGCAGGTTGTGGATCAGGAGCAGGAGGCGCATCGGACGGCGGTTCATCTGAATCAGGTACAAAGCAGGAGAGCACGAAGTCATCCGACCTGTCATTTGCATTCTGTACAAACACACTTAACAACACATTCCAGAGTTCAATAGATGCAAAGCTCAAGGAACTCTGTGATGCGAACGGAATATCATATACATGTCTTGATCCTGACTACGATCTGAACACACAGCTCAGCCAGTTATCAGACGTGGCAAACAGTGGATACGATGCAGTGTTCATCATCCCAGTTGATTCAGCAGGTATCACATCTGGTCTTGCAGAGATCAAAGATGCAGGAATCCCAATCTTCAATGTAGATACAGCAGTTATCGAGGATGATATAGAGAACTTTGTAACACAGTTCGTTGGAACAAATGCATACATGGCAGGACAGCTTGTAGGTGAGCAGATGGCTAAGGATTATCCGGATGGAGCAGACATTGCGATCCTTGACTTCCCATCAAATGAGAGCTGTGTAGACCGTGTAAATGGTTTCCTCGATGGACTCGGTGACAACAAGGACAAGTTCAATATTGTGGCACAGCAGGATGGCGAGGCTGCACTTGATGCATCAATGAGTCTTGCAGAGGATATCATCACAGCAAACACAGATCTTCAGGCATTCTTCTGCATCAATGATCCATCAGCACTCGGCGCTGCAGCAGCAGTTAAGGCAGCAAATAAGACTGGTAAGATCGGTGTGTACAGTATCGATGCTTCACCAGATGGTAAGCAGGCACTCATTGACGGTGAGTTCACAGCAGTTGCATGTCAGGTTCCTGTACAGATTGCAGAGTATGCATTCAACGCAGCACAGAAGTATGTAGGCGGAGATACGACCATCGACGAGAAGAAGGTATATCTTGATTCACACCTTGTACTCAAGGATGAGGCTGAAAAGACAGTTAACGACTGGCAGTAA